The proteins below come from a single Spirochaetota bacterium genomic window:
- a CDS encoding type II secretion system F family protein has translation MIFQYQALDRTGKNVSDYIDAPSEMSARQKIRGQGLYLVKLKKHEITSLDASAASKLTLKGFAQRISDIISLRLSTKQLGLFSRQLATLLKAGLPLPVAITDIVEQIDNKHFKNVVADLKEKLEQGSSFSNALSQHRAIFPDMYVSMVRVGESLGSLDQVIARLADMEEKQNVLTSKIRSVMYYPAFMLLFAMAVTMFLMTSVIPTIAGMFEEQQKALPLVTRVVIGISSLLSNGWVLLGLVFLFVVLGYTYYRYIHTPEGRRKIDGLKLTIPLAKNLYKRLIVYRFTQNLGILLNNKVDIIKSFEIVKKIVGNVIIEEKINDAAIKIKEGASVANALSKSDFLPKLVLGMITAGEASDNLDTMLLNIGTVYETELDLSVTSLTSLIEPIVIIIMGLVIAMIVMSVILPITQMNMLLQ, from the coding sequence ATGATATTCCAGTACCAGGCTTTAGACCGCACGGGAAAGAATGTATCGGACTATATCGACGCGCCGTCCGAAATGAGCGCCCGTCAGAAAATTCGCGGCCAGGGACTCTACCTCGTAAAGCTGAAGAAGCATGAGATAACGTCCCTTGACGCCTCAGCCGCATCAAAGCTTACCCTGAAAGGATTCGCCCAGCGCATTTCCGATATCATAAGCCTTCGCTTAAGCACCAAACAGCTTGGCCTTTTTTCGCGCCAGCTTGCCACGCTTCTCAAGGCCGGCCTTCCCCTCCCGGTCGCCATAACGGATATTGTCGAGCAGATCGACAACAAGCACTTTAAAAACGTGGTGGCCGATCTGAAGGAAAAGCTTGAGCAGGGTTCATCGTTTTCCAACGCCCTTTCCCAGCACCGCGCCATTTTCCCCGATATGTACGTCAGCATGGTCCGCGTCGGGGAGAGTCTCGGGTCCCTTGACCAGGTCATAGCCCGCCTGGCCGACATGGAGGAAAAGCAGAACGTCCTGACCAGCAAGATAAGGTCGGTCATGTACTATCCCGCCTTCATGCTCCTGTTCGCGATGGCTGTTACGATGTTCCTCATGACCAGCGTAATCCCGACAATCGCTGGAATGTTCGAGGAGCAGCAAAAGGCCCTCCCCCTTGTCACCAGGGTCGTCATCGGCATCAGCTCGCTTCTTTCCAACGGCTGGGTCCTCCTGGGTCTCGTGTTTTTATTTGTTGTCCTCGGTTACACCTATTATCGGTACATACACACTCCCGAGGGCAGGAGAAAAATCGACGGCCTGAAGCTCACGATACCCCTGGCGAAAAATCTTTATAAGAGGCTCATTGTCTACCGTTTTACCCAGAACCTCGGCATACTCCTTAACAACAAGGTGGATATAATCAAATCCTTCGAAATCGTGAAAAAGATCGTAGGAAATGTCATCATAGAGGAAAAGATCAATGACGCGGCTATAAAGATCAAGGAGGGGGCCTCGGTGGCCAATGCCCTGAGCAAATCCGACTTTCTCCCCAAGCTGGTATTGGGCATGATAACGGCCGGCGAAGCCAGCGATAACCTTGACACCATGCTCCTTAACATCGGCACCGTGTACGAAACCGAGCTCGATCTGTCCGTAACGAGCCTTACGAGCCTCATAGAGCCTATTGTCATCATAATCATGGGTCTTGTCATTGCCATGATCGTCATGTCCGTCATATTGCCGATAACACAGATGAATATGCTGCTGCAATAA
- the gspE gene encoding type II secretion system ATPase GspE, translated as MAKIKTKYLGKILVDRKIITQEELQEAVLALKGSSLRLGQFLLKKGIVSEEDILSCLAEQYDMSFMPRLDFSDPDNLFAAIPAHFMRKNRMVPFKKKSNTILVGIVDVLNIQPLDDLKMIFPQYDFEAVLSTDEEIQNVITAHFNVLKDESTNDVIEDLEESDFEILTSSISETEDIMDMANEAPIIRLVNTFIKQAVTDRASDIHVEPYEKDLVVRFRIDGILYNMYTPPKKYQGAVISRIKIMANLNIAENRLPQDGRIQLKIAGKDIDIRVSTFPTYYGERIVLRILNKSDMSFDLEAIGFDKKTLEEFDKLIKKTYGVVLVTGPTGSGKSTTLYSVLQKLKNEDVNILTVEDPIEYQIPGIGQMQVKPGINLTFASGLRSILRQDPDIVMVGEIRDLETAEIAVQAALTGHRVFSTLHTNDAASGITRLVDMGIEPFLITSSVNAYLAQRLARKICPSCKEAFKPAPKMLAELGIKASQLKGGRLFHGKGCPECLNTGYSGRLGIFELLVLTPGVRKLIMEHSEAPLIKEFAVKEGMITLLQDGLNKAIEGITTVEEVLRVC; from the coding sequence ATGGCGAAGATTAAGACCAAGTACCTCGGCAAGATACTTGTCGACCGGAAGATCATTACCCAGGAGGAGCTCCAGGAAGCCGTTCTCGCGCTGAAGGGATCGTCGCTGCGACTGGGGCAATTTTTGCTCAAGAAGGGGATCGTGTCAGAGGAAGACATCCTCTCCTGTCTCGCTGAGCAGTATGACATGTCCTTCATGCCGCGCCTTGATTTTTCCGATCCCGACAATCTTTTCGCCGCCATTCCCGCCCACTTCATGCGCAAGAACCGGATGGTCCCATTTAAGAAGAAAAGCAACACGATCCTGGTCGGCATCGTCGATGTGCTCAACATACAGCCCCTCGACGATCTGAAAATGATCTTCCCCCAATACGATTTCGAGGCGGTCCTGAGCACCGACGAGGAGATCCAGAACGTCATCACTGCCCATTTCAACGTCCTGAAGGATGAGTCGACCAACGATGTCATCGAGGACCTGGAGGAATCCGACTTCGAGATCCTCACCTCCTCCATATCCGAAACAGAAGACATCATGGACATGGCCAACGAGGCCCCCATCATCCGCCTGGTCAACACCTTCATCAAGCAGGCTGTCACCGACCGGGCCAGCGACATACACGTCGAGCCCTATGAAAAGGACCTCGTGGTCCGGTTCCGCATCGACGGCATCCTGTATAACATGTATACGCCCCCAAAAAAATACCAGGGAGCCGTCATATCCCGGATCAAGATCATGGCAAACCTTAATATAGCGGAAAACCGGCTGCCCCAGGACGGCCGCATACAGCTGAAGATAGCGGGAAAAGACATCGATATCCGGGTCTCGACATTCCCCACCTACTACGGCGAGCGCATCGTTCTCCGTATACTCAACAAATCCGATATGAGCTTCGACCTGGAAGCCATAGGGTTCGATAAAAAAACCCTCGAGGAATTCGACAAGCTTATAAAGAAGACCTACGGTGTCGTTCTCGTCACTGGCCCAACGGGAAGCGGGAAATCGACGACGCTCTACAGCGTTCTCCAGAAGTTAAAGAATGAGGATGTAAACATCCTCACCGTCGAGGACCCGATAGAATACCAGATTCCCGGCATCGGCCAAATGCAGGTCAAGCCCGGCATCAACCTGACCTTCGCCAGCGGTCTCCGATCAATATTGCGCCAGGACCCCGATATCGTCATGGTCGGCGAAATACGCGACCTTGAAACCGCCGAGATCGCCGTTCAGGCGGCACTCACCGGCCACCGCGTTTTTTCCACCCTCCATACCAATGACGCCGCCAGCGGGATTACCCGCCTTGTCGACATGGGTATCGAACCCTTTCTGATCACTTCATCCGTCAACGCGTACCTGGCCCAGCGTCTCGCCCGCAAGATATGCCCCTCCTGCAAGGAGGCCTTCAAGCCGGCTCCGAAGATGCTCGCCGAGCTCGGCATCAAAGCCTCACAGCTGAAGGGAGGCAGGCTCTTCCACGGAAAGGGCTGTCCCGAATGCCTCAATACCGGATATTCCGGCAGGCTCGGCATCTTCGAGCTCCTGGTGCTCACGCCGGGCGTGCGGAAGTTGATCATGGAGCACAGCGAGGCCCCTCTTATTAAAGAATTCGCCGTCAAGGAAGGAATGATAACGCTCTTGCAGGACGGACTCAACAAGGCGATTGAGGGCATCACTACGGTAGAGGAAGTGCTGAGGGTATGCTGA
- a CDS encoding DedA family protein — protein sequence MFDVKEILMGMSPYVQFISFGLLMLSGLNLPVSEDIVFIISASIAATIEPQNTLYIFAGCYMGAYLSDILAYCIGRFGIKKILYSRLMIRLKLVNPQNVESRMKILSGYFESYGGKTLFFGRFIPLGFRNILFMTCGFIKMNPVKFMIIDLCAVTSTSLILFTLGYTFGNNYEKIFPYINRYKIVLVAVIVTLIIIFIARKKIKKQKASSSYDANHNEIKSKNAIIK from the coding sequence ATGTTCGATGTCAAAGAAATCCTTATGGGGATGTCTCCTTATGTGCAGTTCATTTCCTTTGGACTCCTGATGCTTTCAGGGCTGAACCTCCCCGTTTCGGAGGATATCGTATTCATCATATCCGCTTCGATCGCGGCGACCATCGAGCCCCAGAATACACTCTATATTTTTGCCGGCTGTTATATGGGAGCATATCTGAGCGACATTTTGGCCTACTGCATCGGCAGATTTGGGATAAAAAAAATTCTGTATAGCAGGCTCATGATCCGTCTCAAACTGGTCAATCCTCAAAATGTGGAATCACGGATGAAAATCCTCAGTGGTTATTTCGAATCCTATGGCGGAAAGACGCTCTTCTTCGGCCGGTTCATCCCCCTTGGCTTCAGGAACATCCTTTTCATGACCTGTGGTTTTATAAAAATGAATCCGGTCAAATTCATGATTATCGACCTGTGCGCCGTAACATCAACTTCTTTGATCCTTTTCACTCTCGGCTATACATTCGGTAACAACTATGAGAAGATTTTTCCATACATAAACAGATATAAAATAGTCCTTGTAGCGGTAATCGTCACGTTGATCATAATATTCATCGCGAGGAAAAAAATAAAGAAACAAAAAGCATCGTCCTCATATGATGCTAATCATAATGAAATAAAATCAAAAAATGCGATAATTAAGTAA
- a CDS encoding inorganic pyrophosphatase Ppa — protein MTDRYIKRLIEKSHRQFDIEKYREDDISKMHRIFEGTPKKHPHDNSLMILLTDPFSKNKEFYEFTVDSIGHMEEIGTVTNEDGESAMKVRIWIKKGTPAIKAKPFIVR, from the coding sequence ATGACTGACCGTTACATCAAAAGACTTATTGAGAAATCCCATAGGCAATTTGATATCGAGAAATACCGGGAAGACGATATTTCAAAAATGCATCGTATTTTCGAGGGCACGCCCAAGAAGCACCCCCATGACAATTCACTCATGATTTTGCTCACCGATCCCTTTTCTAAAAACAAGGAATTTTATGAATTCACTGTTGACTCCATTGGCCACATGGAGGAAATTGGCACTGTGACAAATGAAGACGGCGAAAGTGCCATGAAGGTCCGTATCTGGATCAAGAAAGGGACGCCCGCTATTAAAGCAAAACCGTTTATAGTCCGTTAG